In a single window of the Micromonospora inositola genome:
- the fahA gene encoding fumarylacetoacetase: MTWVTGADGSPYGVRNLPYGVFRRGGQEPRIGVRIGDFVLDLAGAEAAGLVLAAGALGRPTLNDFMALGRPQWTAVRQRITELLTDSTHRPAVEPLLAPLREVELLLPIEVADYVDFYSSEHHAGNVGQIFRPGQPPLLPNWKHVPIGYHGRAGTVVVSGTPVVRPRGQRATAQGPTTGASVRLDIEAEVGFVVGVPSVLGDRVPVADFADHVFGVVLVNDWSARDIQAWEYQPLGPFLGKSFATSVSAWVTPLDALADAFVPAPDQDPPVQEYLHDTPHLGLDLRLSVEWNGERVSEPPFATMYWTPAQQLAHLTVNGASLRTGDLYASGTVSGPDRGQVGSFLELTWGGAEPVKFADGGSRTFLEDGDTVTITATAPGPDGTTIALGEVTGRILPAR; the protein is encoded by the coding sequence ATGACCTGGGTGACGGGTGCGGACGGTTCGCCGTACGGGGTGCGGAATCTGCCGTACGGGGTGTTCCGGCGCGGCGGGCAGGAGCCGCGGATCGGCGTACGGATCGGGGACTTCGTGCTGGACCTGGCCGGCGCGGAGGCGGCCGGTCTGGTGCTGGCCGCCGGGGCGCTCGGCCGACCCACGCTGAACGACTTCATGGCCCTCGGCCGCCCCCAGTGGACCGCCGTCCGGCAGCGGATCACCGAGCTGCTGACCGACTCCACCCACCGTCCGGCGGTGGAGCCGCTGCTGGCGCCGCTGCGCGAGGTGGAGCTGCTGCTTCCGATCGAGGTTGCCGACTACGTCGACTTCTACTCGTCCGAGCACCACGCGGGCAACGTCGGGCAGATCTTCCGCCCCGGCCAGCCGCCGCTGCTGCCCAACTGGAAGCACGTGCCGATCGGCTACCACGGCCGGGCCGGCACCGTGGTGGTCTCCGGCACCCCGGTCGTGCGCCCCCGCGGGCAGCGGGCCACCGCGCAGGGCCCGACCACCGGCGCCTCCGTGCGCCTGGACATCGAGGCCGAGGTCGGCTTCGTGGTCGGGGTGCCGAGCGTGCTCGGCGACCGGGTCCCCGTGGCCGACTTCGCCGACCACGTCTTCGGTGTGGTGCTGGTCAACGACTGGTCCGCCCGCGACATCCAGGCGTGGGAGTACCAGCCGCTCGGCCCGTTCCTCGGCAAGTCCTTCGCCACCTCGGTCTCGGCCTGGGTGACGCCGCTGGACGCGCTGGCGGACGCCTTCGTGCCCGCCCCGGACCAGGACCCGCCGGTGCAGGAGTACCTGCACGACACCCCGCACCTCGGGCTGGACCTCAGGCTGTCGGTCGAGTGGAACGGCGAGCGGGTCAGCGAGCCGCCCTTCGCCACCATGTACTGGACGCCGGCCCAGCAGCTCGCCCACCTCACCGTCAACGGCGCGTCGCTGCGTACCGGCGACCTCTACGCCTCCGGCACCGTCTCCGGGCCGGACCGTGGCCAGGTCGGCTCGTTCCTGGAGCTGACCTGGGGCGGCGCCGAGCCGGTCAAGTTCGCCGACGGCGGCAGCCGCACGTTCCTGGAGGACGGCGACACGGTCACCATCACGGCCACCGCGCCCGGACCGGACGGCACCACGATCGCCCTGGGCGAGGTCACCGGCAGGATCCTCCCCGCCCGCTGA
- a CDS encoding SRPBCC family protein encodes MSTVTVTAFIEAQDVDVWRLLTDLSARAGWLSAVGAVEVLSTGAFAPGTAWRETRLRPGGDEQSEEFLVVEAVAPHRLVLSSPGAGVDYRITWTLRTVERRRRGCTQVTVEQEAVPTAPYGRVLALILGGLAARAVEGALRRDLADLARAVAPASSAEAA; translated from the coding sequence ATGTCGACGGTGACGGTTACCGCATTCATCGAAGCGCAGGACGTCGACGTCTGGCGGCTCCTCACCGACCTCTCCGCCCGGGCCGGCTGGCTCTCCGCCGTCGGCGCGGTGGAGGTGCTCAGCACCGGGGCCTTCGCCCCCGGCACCGCCTGGCGGGAGACCCGGCTCCGGCCCGGGGGCGACGAGCAGTCCGAGGAGTTCCTCGTGGTGGAGGCCGTCGCGCCGCACCGGCTGGTGCTCAGCTCCCCGGGGGCCGGCGTGGACTACCGGATCACCTGGACGCTTCGGACGGTCGAGCGGCGCCGACGCGGCTGCACCCAGGTCACCGTCGAGCAGGAGGCCGTGCCGACCGCCCCGTACGGCCGGGTGCTGGCCCTGATCCTCGGCGGCCTCGCCGCCCGCGCGGTCGAGGGCGCCCTCCGGCGTGACCTGGCCGACCTGGCCCGCGCAGTCGCCCCCGCCTCCTCCGCCGAGGCCGCCTGA
- the hppD gene encoding 4-hydroxyphenylpyruvate dioxygenase codes for MTQAIDRPTDEVDVDALVGAVDHDISRDPFPVKGLDHVHFLVGNAKQAAHYYSTAFGMTCVAYRGPEQGYRDHAQYVLTSGSARFVLTGAVRPDAEGAEHVAKHSDGVSDIALEVPDVDAAYAHATAQGATGLVEPHDVSDEHGTVRTAAIAAYGDTRHTLVDRSRYTGPFLPGFTARGPIVDRQPMIDAGIQPKRFFQAIDHVVGNVELGRMDEWVEFYKRVMGFSNMAEFIGDDIATDYSALMSKVVASGTRKVKFPLNEPAVARKKSQIDEYLEFYQGPGAQHIAVATNDILASVDAMRAAGVEFLDTPDSYYEDPELRARIGQVRVPIEELKSRKILVDRDEDGYLLQIFTKPVQDRPTVFFELIERHGSLGFGKGNFKALFEAIEREQEKRGNL; via the coding sequence ATGACCCAGGCGATCGACCGACCGACCGACGAGGTCGACGTCGACGCGCTCGTCGGCGCCGTCGACCACGACATCAGCCGCGACCCGTTCCCGGTCAAGGGTCTCGACCACGTGCACTTCCTGGTCGGCAACGCCAAGCAGGCCGCGCACTACTACTCCACCGCGTTCGGCATGACCTGCGTGGCGTACCGGGGGCCCGAGCAGGGCTACCGGGACCACGCCCAGTACGTGCTGACCAGCGGCTCGGCCCGGTTCGTGCTGACCGGCGCGGTCCGCCCCGACGCCGAGGGCGCCGAGCACGTCGCCAAGCACAGCGACGGCGTCTCCGACATCGCGCTGGAGGTGCCGGACGTCGACGCCGCGTACGCGCACGCCACCGCGCAGGGCGCGACGGGCCTGGTCGAGCCGCACGACGTGAGCGACGAGCACGGCACCGTCCGGACGGCGGCCATCGCCGCGTACGGCGACACCCGGCACACCCTGGTCGACCGGTCCCGCTACACCGGCCCGTTCCTGCCCGGCTTCACCGCCCGCGGCCCGATCGTGGACCGGCAGCCGATGATCGACGCCGGCATCCAGCCGAAGCGCTTCTTCCAGGCGATCGATCACGTGGTCGGCAACGTCGAGCTCGGCCGGATGGACGAGTGGGTGGAGTTCTACAAGCGCGTCATGGGCTTCAGCAACATGGCGGAGTTCATCGGCGACGACATCGCCACCGACTACTCGGCGCTGATGAGCAAGGTCGTCGCCAGCGGCACCCGCAAGGTGAAGTTCCCGCTGAACGAGCCGGCCGTGGCCCGCAAGAAGTCGCAGATCGACGAGTACCTGGAGTTCTACCAGGGCCCGGGCGCCCAGCACATCGCCGTCGCCACCAACGACATCCTGGCCAGCGTCGACGCGATGCGGGCCGCGGGTGTCGAGTTCCTGGACACTCCGGACTCGTACTACGAGGACCCGGAGCTGCGTGCCCGGATCGGCCAGGTGCGGGTGCCGATCGAGGAGCTGAAGTCCCGCAAGATCCTGGTCGACCGGGACGAGGACGGCTACCTGCTCCAGATCTTCACCAAGCCGGTGCAGGACCGCCCGACCGTCTTCTTCGAGCTGATCGAGCGGCACGGCTCGCTCGGCTTCGGCAAGGGCAACTTCAAGGCCCTGTTCGAGGCGATCGAGCGGGAGCAGGAGAAGCGCGGCAACCTGTAA
- a CDS encoding RDD family protein, whose amino-acid sequence MTQPPNTPPPPAGPPPAGGGFAPPTGPQGYAPPAQHVPPTYAGIPAYPGPGPGWAPHPGYPHPGYPHPGHQHPGYSPPPLAPNGQPLASFTDRLLAWLIDTAVASLLAMVLFIPFFAWIWYRMFTDMLKVNPDGTMAEPDPARMMSDFIVPLLLAEAGLLLVLFVFYWLYHVEYAHRTGQTLGKKAMNIRIVPVDPTRTLTRGMAGKRYLIEFVAGSLVPFLNYVDGFWQLWDKPWQQCLHDKFAGTVVVKVAP is encoded by the coding sequence GTGACCCAGCCTCCGAACACCCCGCCGCCGCCCGCCGGGCCCCCGCCCGCGGGCGGCGGCTTCGCGCCGCCCACCGGCCCGCAGGGGTACGCGCCGCCGGCGCAGCACGTCCCACCCACGTACGCCGGGATTCCGGCCTACCCGGGCCCCGGCCCCGGCTGGGCGCCGCACCCGGGCTACCCGCACCCGGGCTACCCGCACCCCGGCCATCAGCATCCGGGCTATTCGCCTCCGCCGCTGGCGCCGAACGGCCAGCCGCTGGCCAGCTTCACCGACCGGCTGCTCGCCTGGCTGATCGACACCGCCGTGGCCAGCCTGCTGGCCATGGTGCTCTTCATCCCGTTCTTCGCCTGGATCTGGTACCGCATGTTCACCGACATGCTGAAGGTCAACCCGGACGGGACGATGGCCGAGCCCGACCCGGCGCGGATGATGAGCGACTTCATCGTCCCGCTGCTGCTCGCCGAGGCCGGGCTGCTCCTGGTCCTCTTCGTCTTCTACTGGCTCTACCACGTCGAGTACGCCCACCGGACCGGGCAGACGCTCGGCAAGAAGGCCATGAACATCCGGATCGTCCCGGTCGACCCGACGCGGACGCTGACCCGGGGCATGGCGGGCAAGCGGTACCTGATCGAGTTCGTCGCCGGCTCGCTGGTTCCCTTCCTCAACTACGTCGACGGGTTCTGGCAGCTCTGGGACAAGCCCTGGCAGCAGTGCCTGCATGACAAGTTCGCCGGCACCGTCGTCGTTAAGGTTGCTCCGTGA
- a CDS encoding tetratricopeptide repeat protein, whose translation MSSDAAPDQSAADGYLQRAQLLAELGRYDEAAGELGFAIAMDPANAEALTMLARVHLAADRSAEALTAADAAVAAAPGAVPPLVARGFALADLSEFKAAAGTADEILALGPTDAYAQRSAAAILAGSRNGQQALNAAWRGVELAPEEPQAHLVLGLVSARLEVYDLAERAYREALRLDPELAVARHDMGVIRLEQRRYAEALEHLVEAAALDPAGTDSGRTIADGLRRLVLYGAGWSLIATVLVAFLGPAGPGFSRVFAALAALGGALVVWRHSTRVPGLLRTILPGLLRSDRTLALALYAVAAGPVLLLLYALVGTPWPLVAAIAAASLAEFAVFARSSK comes from the coding sequence ATGTCGAGTGACGCCGCTCCCGACCAGTCCGCCGCCGACGGCTACCTCCAGCGCGCGCAGCTCCTCGCCGAGCTGGGCCGCTACGACGAGGCCGCCGGTGAGCTGGGCTTCGCCATCGCGATGGACCCGGCGAACGCCGAGGCCCTGACCATGCTGGCCCGGGTGCACCTCGCCGCCGACCGGTCCGCCGAGGCGCTCACCGCCGCCGACGCGGCCGTCGCCGCCGCCCCGGGCGCCGTACCGCCGCTGGTCGCGCGCGGGTTCGCGCTGGCCGACCTGAGCGAGTTCAAGGCCGCCGCGGGGACCGCCGACGAGATCCTGGCGCTCGGCCCGACCGATGCGTACGCCCAACGCAGCGCCGCCGCGATCCTGGCCGGCTCGCGCAACGGTCAGCAGGCGCTCAACGCCGCCTGGCGGGGCGTCGAGCTGGCCCCGGAGGAGCCGCAGGCGCACCTGGTGCTCGGTCTGGTGTCGGCCCGGCTGGAGGTGTACGACCTCGCCGAACGGGCCTACCGGGAGGCGCTGCGGCTGGACCCGGAGCTGGCCGTGGCCCGGCACGACATGGGCGTCATCCGGCTGGAGCAGCGCCGCTACGCCGAGGCGCTGGAGCACCTGGTCGAGGCGGCCGCGCTGGATCCGGCGGGGACGGACTCCGGGCGTACGATCGCGGACGGGCTGCGCCGGCTGGTGCTCTACGGCGCCGGCTGGTCGCTGATCGCGACCGTGCTGGTCGCCTTCCTGGGCCCGGCCGGACCGGGCTTCTCCCGGGTCTTCGCGGCCCTGGCCGCGCTCGGCGGGGCGCTGGTGGTGTGGCGCCACTCGACCCGGGTGCCGGGACTGCTCCGCACGATCCTGCCCGGCCTGCTCCGCTCCGACCGGACGCTGGCGTTGGCGCTCTACGCGGTGGCCGCCGGGCCGGTGCTGCTCCTGCTCTACGCACTGGTCGGGACGCCGTGGCCGCTGGTCGCCGCGATCGCCGCCGCGTCGTTGGCCGAGTTCGCGGTGTTCGCCCGTTCCTCGAAGTGA
- a CDS encoding homogentisate 1,2-dioxygenase — MPYYRSVGEVPRKRHTQFRQPDGGLYAEELVGQEGFSSDSSLLYHRHAPTAIVAAEEFTPPAFARVPNLPLKPRHLRTHKLDGTGADPVLGRQYLLANDDVRIAYVLADRPSPLFRDATGDHCLYLESGSLRVESPFGVLEAVAGDYVIIPTSTIHRLVPTGDEPTRLLAVEAAGHIGPPKRYLSVRGQFLEHSPYCERDVRGPDAPLLVDDTDVEVLVRHRRGWTRYVYAHHPFDVVGWDGHMYPWAFSIHDFEPITGRIHQPPPVHQTFQGPNFVICSFVPRKVDYHPDAIPVPYNHHNVDSDEMLFYTGGNYEARRGSGIEQGSISLHPSGFTHGPQPGAAERSIGVDFFDELAVMVDTFRPLDLCDAASACEDSGYAWTWARRP, encoded by the coding sequence ATGCCGTACTACCGCAGCGTCGGTGAGGTGCCCCGCAAGCGCCACACCCAGTTCCGCCAGCCCGACGGCGGCCTCTACGCCGAGGAGCTGGTCGGCCAGGAAGGCTTCTCCTCCGACTCGTCCCTGCTCTACCACCGGCACGCGCCGACCGCGATCGTCGCCGCCGAGGAGTTCACCCCGCCCGCCTTCGCCCGAGTGCCCAACCTGCCGCTCAAGCCGCGCCACCTGCGCACCCACAAGCTCGACGGGACCGGCGCGGACCCGGTGCTCGGCCGGCAGTACCTGCTCGCCAACGACGACGTCCGGATCGCGTACGTGCTGGCCGACCGGCCATCCCCGCTGTTCCGCGACGCCACCGGCGACCACTGCCTCTACCTGGAGTCCGGCTCGCTGCGGGTGGAGTCCCCGTTCGGCGTGCTGGAGGCGGTGGCCGGCGACTACGTCATCATCCCCACCTCGACCATCCACCGGCTGGTGCCCACCGGCGACGAGCCGACCCGGCTGCTCGCCGTCGAGGCGGCCGGTCACATCGGCCCGCCCAAGCGCTACCTCTCGGTCCGCGGCCAGTTCCTGGAACACTCGCCGTACTGCGAGCGGGACGTCCGGGGACCGGACGCGCCGCTGCTGGTCGACGACACCGACGTCGAGGTGCTGGTCCGGCACCGTCGCGGTTGGACGAGGTACGTCTACGCCCACCACCCGTTCGACGTGGTCGGCTGGGACGGGCACATGTACCCGTGGGCCTTCTCCATCCACGACTTCGAGCCCATCACCGGGCGCATCCACCAGCCACCGCCCGTGCACCAGACCTTCCAGGGCCCGAACTTCGTGATCTGCTCGTTCGTGCCCCGCAAGGTGGACTACCACCCGGACGCCATCCCGGTGCCGTACAACCACCACAACGTCGACTCCGACGAGATGCTCTTCTACACCGGCGGCAACTACGAGGCCCGGCGCGGCTCCGGCATCGAGCAGGGCTCGATCTCGCTGCACCCGTCCGGCTTCACCCACGGCCCTCAGCCGGGGGCCGCCGAGCGCTCGATCGGCGTCGACTTCTTCGACGAGCTGGCCGTCATGGTCGACACCTTCCGGCCACTGGACCTCTGCGACGCGGCGTCGGCGTGCGAGGACTCCGGCTACGCCTGGACCTGGGCCCGTCGTCCTTAG
- a CDS encoding RDD family protein encodes MTVQPGWYVDPAEPETRRYWDGEGWIGAPIPVEATPPEGPPPAEPAPAAPPSPAPAPVGPGHGPPHPGHPGAAQPGPGHWPGPGYAPGPGHRQGPPPGWPYPTWPGRPPEPRPHGLPLASYGTRLVARLIDFGILFLLNVAVNGWFVWRLIAEVAPFWQEVWRRAETGDTTPPPPAGAHTDGLWLAIVLIAAALWFAYEVPAMASSGQTFGKRVMRVRAVPIEADQPLGFGRATRRWSTLGGLPTLLWYCAGFGLLLQFVDAVSPLFDHPLRQALHDKRAQTVVVQVPRATPDTRTAPRDRANHPGDTP; translated from the coding sequence GTGACTGTGCAACCTGGCTGGTACGTCGACCCCGCCGAGCCCGAGACCAGACGTTACTGGGACGGCGAGGGGTGGATCGGCGCGCCGATCCCGGTCGAGGCCACCCCGCCCGAGGGCCCACCGCCGGCCGAACCGGCCCCGGCGGCCCCGCCGTCCCCGGCCCCCGCGCCCGTCGGTCCCGGTCACGGCCCGCCGCACCCCGGTCACCCGGGCGCGGCGCAGCCCGGCCCAGGGCATTGGCCGGGCCCGGGGTATGCCCCCGGACCGGGGCACCGGCAGGGGCCGCCGCCCGGCTGGCCGTACCCGACCTGGCCGGGACGGCCGCCGGAGCCGCGCCCGCACGGGCTGCCGCTCGCCTCGTACGGCACCCGACTGGTCGCCCGCCTGATCGACTTCGGCATCCTGTTCCTGCTCAACGTCGCAGTGAACGGCTGGTTCGTCTGGCGCCTCATCGCTGAGGTCGCTCCCTTCTGGCAAGAGGTCTGGCGACGGGCTGAGACGGGTGACACCACACCGCCACCGCCCGCCGGCGCGCACACCGACGGGCTGTGGCTCGCCATCGTGCTGATCGCCGCCGCGCTCTGGTTCGCCTACGAGGTGCCGGCGATGGCCTCCAGCGGGCAGACCTTCGGCAAGCGGGTGATGCGGGTCCGGGCGGTGCCGATCGAGGCCGACCAGCCACTCGGCTTCGGACGGGCGACCCGGCGGTGGAGCACCCTCGGCGGCCTGCCCACCCTGCTCTGGTACTGCGCCGGCTTCGGGTTGCTGCTCCAGTTCGTCGACGCGGTGTCCCCGCTCTTCGACCACCCGCTGCGCCAGGCGCTGCACGACAAACGTGCGCAGACCGTGGTGGTGCAGGTGCCCCGCGCCACGCCCGACACCCGTACCGCCCCGCGCGACCGCGCCAACCACCCGGGAGACACCCCATGA
- a CDS encoding outer membrane protein assembly factor BamB family protein — protein MGLPEGRRRITAAVAAVLTVAVVAAIVYRVLAPAEVITPARAAYPPAATPPVGVIGRLPVAPLIVDGRLRVYAGTRQVYADQPIDGKHRVTPFWSYRRWPAKLAGVLASGTMVVTRWSDGALVGLDSRTGRVTWRADGPEPGAVVKPRRTGASTVWDPNGLHVTRTGDGREVLVVVGARRLVGYDLAGRGQLWEADVQSGCRTDVGTTATGELIAVDGCAGPAAVEFRDAATGAVRTRWRPPGGADELVVTPVGCVDRHSECRGLRTVGSGDDAERGWLVGAGEPVAAPGLDGPDAELAGERVVGSTGGVLTGRSARTGEELWRRADLGPVRIIAAQPGRVHLLTERNDLVTLDPSTGAQRSRFAMDIGHDGVAWVPGRAYAADGYLALERLREDATADSDDQAYFLMAESVLLAAT, from the coding sequence ATGGGGTTGCCCGAGGGGCGGCGGCGGATCACGGCGGCGGTCGCGGCGGTGCTCACCGTCGCGGTGGTCGCCGCCATCGTCTACCGCGTGCTTGCTCCCGCCGAGGTGATCACGCCGGCCCGGGCCGCGTACCCACCGGCGGCGACCCCGCCCGTGGGGGTGATCGGCCGGCTGCCGGTGGCGCCGCTGATCGTGGACGGCCGGCTGCGGGTCTACGCCGGCACCCGGCAGGTGTACGCCGACCAGCCGATCGACGGGAAGCACCGGGTCACCCCCTTCTGGTCGTACCGCCGCTGGCCGGCGAAGCTGGCCGGCGTGCTGGCCAGCGGCACCATGGTGGTCACCCGCTGGTCGGACGGGGCGCTGGTCGGACTGGACAGCCGTACCGGGCGGGTCACCTGGCGGGCCGACGGGCCGGAGCCGGGGGCCGTCGTGAAGCCGCGCCGCACCGGCGCGAGCACCGTCTGGGACCCGAACGGCCTGCACGTCACCCGGACCGGGGACGGCCGCGAGGTGCTGGTGGTCGTCGGCGCGCGCCGGCTGGTCGGATACGACCTGGCCGGCCGGGGGCAGCTCTGGGAGGCCGACGTGCAGTCCGGCTGCCGTACCGACGTGGGGACCACCGCGACCGGCGAGCTGATCGCGGTCGACGGCTGCGCGGGCCCGGCGGCGGTCGAGTTCCGGGACGCGGCGACCGGGGCGGTCCGCACCCGCTGGCGCCCGCCGGGCGGCGCGGACGAGCTGGTGGTGACCCCGGTGGGCTGCGTCGACAGGCACTCGGAGTGCCGGGGGCTGCGGACCGTGGGGTCGGGCGACGACGCCGAGCGGGGCTGGCTGGTCGGCGCGGGCGAGCCGGTGGCCGCGCCCGGCCTGGACGGGCCGGACGCCGAACTGGCCGGAGAGCGGGTCGTCGGCAGCACCGGCGGGGTGCTGACCGGCCGGTCGGCGCGGACCGGCGAGGAGTTGTGGCGGCGGGCCGACCTCGGGCCGGTGCGGATCATCGCCGCGCAGCCCGGGCGGGTGCACCTGCTGACCGAGCGGAACGACCTGGTCACCCTCGATCCGAGCACCGGCGCCCAGCGGTCCCGCTTTGCCATGGACATCGGTCACGACGGCGTGGCCTGGGTGCCCGGGCGGGCGTACGCGGCGGACGGCTACCTCGCCCTGGAACGGCTCCGGGAGGACGCCACCGCGGACTCGGACGACCAGGCGTACTTCCTGATGGCGGAGTCGGTGCTGCTCGCCGCGACGTAG
- the hisC gene encoding histidinol-phosphate transaminase, with the protein MTDTGRHQPPLRLTRADLDALPNYVPGRSPADLARELGLPEAIKLASNEVPYGPLPGVVEAVAEAAAGSHRYPDMGVVALRQALAERYGVDAGRIATGCGSVALAEHLVRATCLPGDELLYSWRSFEAYPIIAATSGATSVRVPNDAGHGHDLASMATAVTDRTRMILVCNPNNPTGTAVRKAELDRFLDAVPDDVLVVIDEAYREFVTDPEVPDGLTYLDRPNIVVLRTLSKAWGLAGLRIGFLVAAPEVAAAVRKVVTPFSTSMAAQAGALAALAQADEVERRCALVVAERDRVTEALRKLVPDVPASQANFVWLPLGERAVEFGQACEARGVIVRPFAGDGVRVTIGTPAENDAFLAAAESALA; encoded by the coding sequence ATGACCGACACCGGACGTCACCAGCCGCCGCTGCGGCTGACCCGCGCCGACCTCGACGCGCTGCCCAACTACGTGCCCGGCCGGAGCCCGGCCGACCTGGCCCGCGAGCTGGGTCTGCCCGAGGCGATCAAGCTGGCCAGCAACGAGGTGCCGTACGGCCCGCTGCCCGGCGTGGTGGAGGCGGTCGCCGAGGCGGCGGCCGGTTCGCACCGCTACCCGGACATGGGTGTGGTGGCGCTGCGCCAGGCCCTGGCCGAGCGGTACGGCGTGGACGCCGGCCGGATCGCCACCGGCTGCGGCTCGGTGGCGCTGGCCGAGCACCTGGTCCGGGCCACCTGCCTCCCCGGCGACGAGCTGCTCTACTCGTGGCGGTCGTTCGAGGCGTACCCGATCATCGCGGCGACCAGCGGCGCGACCAGCGTGCGGGTGCCCAACGACGCCGGGCACGGCCACGACCTGGCCTCGATGGCCACGGCCGTGACCGACCGGACCCGGATGATCCTGGTCTGCAACCCGAACAACCCGACCGGCACGGCCGTCCGCAAGGCCGAGCTGGACCGCTTCCTCGACGCGGTGCCCGACGACGTGCTGGTGGTGATCGACGAGGCGTACCGGGAGTTCGTCACCGACCCCGAGGTGCCGGACGGCCTCACCTACCTGGACCGGCCCAACATCGTCGTGCTGCGCACCCTCTCCAAGGCGTGGGGCCTGGCCGGGCTGCGGATCGGCTTCCTCGTCGCCGCCCCGGAGGTGGCCGCCGCCGTCCGCAAGGTGGTGACGCCCTTCTCCACCAGCATGGCCGCCCAGGCCGGCGCGCTGGCCGCGCTGGCCCAGGCCGACGAGGTGGAGCGCCGGTGCGCGCTGGTCGTCGCCGAGCGGGACCGGGTCACCGAGGCGCTACGCAAGCTCGTCCCCGACGTGCCGGCCAGCCAGGCCAACTTCGTCTGGCTGCCGCTGGGCGAGCGGGCGGTGGAGTTCGGCCAGGCGTGCGAGGCCCGCGGGGTGATCGTCCGGCCGTTCGCCGGGGACGGGGTGCGGGTCACCATCGGCACCCCGGCGGAGAACGACGCCTTCCTCGCCGCCGCCGAGTCGGCGCTGGCCTGA
- a CDS encoding BTAD domain-containing putative transcriptional regulator has product MEFRLLGPFEARHEGHPVEIGSRRQERCLLGVLLLDAGRVVTTDRLIDLLWNGSPPASARGAVQTYIGRLRGSLTPYEVRISTRGHGYLVEADGHRIDVEEFGDLVRRASAAADPAERVRLLDRGLALCRGPLLADAADDELRDRLQGTVEELRLVAVELRAEAQLALGQHARAIAELVPLAARHPTREQLVATLMTALYRGARQADALRLYRTTRELLVAELGVEPGPRLREVHRRILRGDDRLDRPGRPVYEVRVRDESLPWSVGGHPALDFCNTFAGWGHEPPLPGAEWLRGYRTLAVWAGHVGLIDDVSVNRLLHLGRRDPDQADAVLTETRRLRTALYACLTDPDDRPAFDTVARHAEAAAKLLVFRRDADGRGRWWPDLAGGLRLPLHASAWSAAELLADPRRFTVRSCPDERCGWLFLDESGLRRWCSLGTCGRPAARSACHSA; this is encoded by the coding sequence ATGGAGTTCCGCCTGCTCGGACCCTTCGAGGCTCGTCACGAGGGTCACCCCGTCGAGATCGGAAGCCGACGCCAGGAGCGCTGCCTCCTCGGTGTCCTGCTGCTCGACGCGGGACGCGTGGTCACCACGGACCGCCTCATCGACCTGCTCTGGAACGGCAGCCCGCCGGCCTCGGCCCGCGGTGCGGTGCAGACGTACATCGGCCGGTTGCGGGGGTCGCTGACGCCGTACGAGGTGCGGATCAGCACCCGCGGCCACGGGTACCTCGTCGAGGCCGACGGGCACCGGATCGACGTCGAGGAGTTCGGCGACCTCGTCCGGCGGGCCAGCGCCGCCGCCGATCCCGCCGAGCGGGTGCGGCTGCTCGACCGGGGGCTGGCGCTCTGCCGGGGACCGCTGCTCGCCGACGCGGCCGACGACGAGCTGCGCGACCGGCTGCAGGGGACGGTCGAGGAGCTCCGGCTGGTCGCCGTCGAGCTGCGCGCCGAGGCGCAGCTCGCGCTCGGCCAGCACGCCCGGGCGATCGCCGAGCTGGTGCCCCTGGCCGCCCGGCACCCCACCCGGGAACAGCTCGTCGCCACCCTGATGACCGCCCTGTACCGGGGCGCCCGGCAGGCCGACGCGCTGCGGCTGTACCGGACCACCCGGGAGCTGCTCGTGGCCGAGCTGGGCGTCGAACCGGGGCCGCGGCTGCGGGAGGTGCACCGCCGGATCCTCCGCGGTGACGACCGGCTCGACCGGCCGGGGCGGCCGGTGTACGAGGTGCGGGTACGCGACGAGAGCCTGCCGTGGAGCGTCGGGGGTCACCCCGCGCTGGACTTCTGCAACACGTTCGCCGGGTGGGGACACGAACCGCCGCTGCCCGGCGCGGAGTGGCTGCGCGGCTACCGCACGCTGGCCGTGTGGGCGGGCCACGTCGGCCTGATCGACGACGTCTCGGTGAACCGGCTCCTGCATCTGGGTCGGCGGGACCCCGACCAGGCCGACGCGGTGCTCACCGAGACCCGGCGGCTGCGGACCGCGCTGTACGCCTGCCTGACCGACCCGGACGACCGGCCGGCATTCGACACGGTCGCCCGGCACGCGGAGGCCGCCGCGAAGCTGCTGGTGTTCCGGCGCGACGCCGACGGCCGGGGGCGCTGGTGGCCCGACCTCGCCGGCGGGCTCCGGTTGCCCCTGCACGCCAGCGCGTGGAGCGCTGCCGAGCTGCTGGCCGACCCGCGCCGGTTCACCGTCCGCAGCTGCCCTGACGAGCGGTGCGGCTGGCTCTTCCTGGACGAGAGTGGCCTGCGGCGCTGGTGCAGCCTGGGCACCTGCGGCCGCCCGGCGGCGCGGTCGGCGTGCCACAGCGCCTGA